CGAACGTCAATCGCGCTGTAGGCCAGCGGCCCTGACTTCGCCTGCCGCGAAGCCACCACTGTCGGCCGCATGCCGAACTCGTCCTGCAAAACACGCCGCAAACCGTGGGCGTACGTCTCACCGGCGACGACGCCAAAGCTCGATGTACCGAAGAAATCCTGATGCGGACTACGCCACAGGTCCCAGAACGCCCGGAGCGTGGTTTGCTTTTCACGGGCGATGAACGCTTCCGCTTCGGACGTGCGCCCCAGCATCCGTCCCAGTTCACGCAGGAATTCCGTCGTGTCCTGAATCCCGAACGGCGCATAGAGGTACGGCTTGTTCATGCGGGCGGCGAGACTGGCGCCGAACTCCTGATACATTACGATGCAGGCGTCACAGTCGTCCATCGTCGCCAAATCCTTGACGCGCGACCGAAATGGCATGACGCAGCCGACTTCCGCGCCGACGCCGCGCACCAGACGTTCAATTTCAGCCAGATCCGAGTAACTGTTGAAGCAGCCGTAGGTCGGGCCGATGATGGTCACGCGCGGCTTGGTGCGTGCGGCCGACGCCGCCCGGAGCGCCGCCGCGTCATAACCGGACGCCGCTAGCAGCCAGTCGCGGTTTTCATACAAGTACAACAACGCCGCGTCGCGTCCCTGCCATTCATCGTCTTGAAGCGCTCGGCTGTCAAACTGGGCGACGCCGTCACTGACGCTAAGGCCCGATTCAAAACCATCAGTGCTGATGAGTTCGCTTTCCTGCGTCGTTAGGACAATCGTGGCGCGGCGGCGCTCGTTGAGCGTCGAGCGTCCTTCCAGCGTCGTCCGCAAGATTGGGTTCGTGCCGTCAAGCGTGACTTCGCGTTCGGTGAAGTCGGTCGAGATGACATTCGGCAGGTTGGGGATGGTGTCGGTGTAGTTGAGAATTGAGGTGATCGGCAGCGTGTAGCATCCCACCGGGCCGTTGATGACCACCTGCAAGTCGGGCAGACACCCAAACGTAAACAGCGCTCCCCAGAACGCATTGCTGGTATCCACGTCGCGTTTGACGTTGAGCATGAGGCCGGCGCGAAGGGCGCTCTGGGCAAGGGTTTCAACTTCCTGTGACAGCGGCATAGGTGAGACGCTCCCAATCAAGCGGGAATTGAAGACTTTCGGCGCAAGGCGCACGCCGTAACGGTGCGAGCAGGGCTGGGGAACGTCGCCCGTGAAATGGTTCAGGGTGGACGCCGGAGCATCCACCCTAAAACCAACTTACCATGTGAGCGCGATTTTCAAACACTCCGGGTCGCGGAGTGCAACGGCGTAGGCCCGTTGCGGATCGCGCGCCGGCAACTGGTGCGTGATCAGCTGGCGGAGCGTCGCGTCGTGGTCGGCGAGGAACCGACAGGTGAACGCCACATCGTCGGCGTCCCACTCGCCAGCAATGTCGAGCGTGATTTCCTTGATGAAGGCCGGCCCGAACGCAAAGCGGATGTCCTCGTAAAACCCTAGCGAGCGAAGCCGGCCGTGCTTTTTGAGCGCGCGTACGGCGGTGTCGAAGCAGGCGACGTTGCCGGTCGCTTCCACGACGACATCATAGGCGTCGGAAGGAATGTCGCTGTCCTGATTGACGACAATGAAGTGATTAGCCTCGCCCAGCCCAACGCGGAAGGGGATGATGTCGGCGATGGTGACTTCCGCGCCGGCCTCGACCAGCATTCGAGCGGCCAACTGCCCAACGATACCTTGTCCAAGCACCAGCACCGACGGCTGATGCCCGTCCCGGACA
The window above is part of the Chloracidobacterium sp. genome. Proteins encoded here:
- a CDS encoding chlorophyllide reductase subunit Z, which produces MPLSQEVETLAQSALRAGLMLNVKRDVDTSNAFWGALFTFGCLPDLQVVINGPVGCYTLPITSILNYTDTIPNLPNVISTDFTEREVTLDGTNPILRTTLEGRSTLNERRRATIVLTTQESELISTDGFESGLSVSDGVAQFDSRALQDDEWQGRDAALLYLYENRDWLLAASGYDAAALRAASAARTKPRVTIIGPTYGCFNSYSDLAEIERLVRGVGAEVGCVMPFRSRVKDLATMDDCDACIVMYQEFGASLAARMNKPYLYAPFGIQDTTEFLRELGRMLGRTSEAEAFIAREKQTTLRAFWDLWRSPHQDFFGTSSFGVVAGETYAHGLRRVLQDEFGMRPTVVASRQAKSGPLAYSAIDVRQTLIDDPPMLMFGSINEKIYISELELLTSYIPASFPGPVVRRATGTPFMGYAGVVYLAQEISNFLFEILFRHLPVEGLERKQAEETTLAIPEAEITWRPDAVERMNLVLKKVPFFVRISASKKLRIEAEREAVQRRIREVTPDIIDDVARRFAR
- a CDS encoding alcohol dehydrogenase catalytic domain-containing protein translates to MEAIVIYAPHEIGVQTIPLPPMTPTSVRVVTKLTSISAGTERLTLEGRLPGMPQLRYPLIPGYENVGEVVEVGAEVDPAQFQVGDRVFLPGTVRYEGYFSVFGGQVSESVNDVTRPIKIPAGVSDETALLLALGATARHGVRDLVRDGHQPSVLVLGQGIVGQLAARMLVEAGAEVTIADIIPFRVGLGEANHFIVVNQDSDIPSDAYDVVVEATGNVACFDTAVRALKKHGRLRSLGFYEDIRFAFGPAFIKEITLDIAGEWDADDVAFTCRFLADHDATLRQLITHQLPARDPQRAYAVALRDPECLKIALTW